The DNA region CGAAATGGCGCCAGCCGTCGATCACCTGTTCGGGCGAGCCCCGGCTGATGCCGAGTTGCAGCCGCCCCCCGGCGATGAGATCGGCAGCACCGGCATCCTCGGCCATATAGAGCGGGTTCTCGTAGCGCATGTCGATCACGGCCGTGCCGATTTCGATCCGGTTGGTCCTGGCGCCGACGGCCGCCAGCAGCGGAAAAGGCGCTGCGAGCTGCCTGGCGAAATGGTGCACGCGGAAATAGGCACCATCGGCGCCGAGCTCCTCGGCCGCCACGGCAAGGTCGATCGACTGCAGCAGCGCATCGCCCGCCGAGCGCGTCTGCGATTGAAGCGAGGGCGTCCAGTGCCCGAACGAGAGAAAACCGATCTTCTTCATGTCGCACCTTTATCCGTTGCGTCATAGTGGATCGGTCATGGCATAGTTTCGGTGCGTAAGACAATCACAACCAGAGAGAACGGCGCGCTTTCCCGGAGGCGTTTGCTCAAGCGGGACGCGAAGCAATGTCAGAGGCGCCGAACCGTCATCTGCACCCCAGCCCCAGCCTGCTGGCAAGCCCCAGCCAGGGAGCCAGGTGAAAGGCGCTCATCAGCAGGTACATCGGCACCATCCCGCCGATCGGGAAGGCATCCGATGTAGTCGTGCAGATCGTGTCGGCGCTGCCGGTTACTGCCGTCAGCAGCGCCATGATCGCAAATGTTGGGGCGGCGGCGAGAGACAGAAAATCGGCGGCGGCGAGAGCGGGCTTGACCGGCTCGTCGGCGGGTCCGTCAGCGGCGGCGATCGACAGCCAACTCGCGGTGCCGAGGGAGGGGCTGACGTCGTCAGCCCGTTTTGAGGCGTGAGCGAAGAGCGCCATTGTTGTCACTCCTTGCCGTAGCGGTCGTGGTGGCGCCACCAGATGCCGGTTTCGTTGCGGCCCTTCGGCGCGCGGTCCAGCCATTGGTACACGCCCCAGAGCCCGTCGAGTCCGCGCGCATAACTGGAATAGCTGTGGTAGACGCCGCCATCGATGAGTTCGAAAGCGCTGACGCCGGGGCGGTCGCGGGTGTAGGTGGGAACGTCGGTGCCGGTCATGGACGCGATCTGGACGATGGGTTCGTCGCTGCCGCGCGACTGCCAGTCCGGCACGGTCTTGCCCGCCGGCGGTTCGGGGGCGGGCGGTTCGCGACGGTAGTTGTATTCGATCTCGCCGAGACGCTGCTGCTCCGGGCTGAACCAGACGCTGAAATCGGCGTTGAAATCGCTGCCGGCTGACGAGGCCCAGGGAAAGCTCCAGTCCATGCGCCGCTTGAAGGCCTCAAGCTTTGCAAGCGGCGCGCGCGAGACCGCCCAGAAGGCGACGTCGTGATTTTCCAGGTGGACGAAGAAACCGTTGAAGCCGTCGGCGATCGAGGAGCAGGAGGGGCATCCGGCGCTGTAATCCGGCCCGAACATGAAATGATAGATCAGGAGCTGCGAACGCCCGCCGAAGAGATCCTTCAGCGAAGCACCGCCGCCTTCGGTGTCGAAGTGGTAGTCCTTGCCGATCCTCACACGGGGCAATTGCTGGCGTTTGGCCGCCAGCGCATCGCTTCGCCGGGTCAGTTCCTTTTCCTCCTCGAGCAGATCAAGTCTCGCCGCCAGCCATTGCTCGCGAGTTGCGTTTAGCATTGCCGTCATGGGTCTTCTCCTTTGCCTGTCTCTCGTCGTAGCATCCGGCGCGCTTGCCTGCCGTTGAAAGAAGATTACGGCGGGAGGGACAAATGCCGGGAGTGACAAGTGTGACGGGATTTGAATGGACTCGCTGATTACGGCCGCGGCGCAGGCGCTGGCATCGGGCGATACGCTTGGCGCGCTGAAACGGGTGGCGCTGCGCGACGATGCGCCTGCGCTGGCGCTGCGCGGCATCGCCATGGCGCAGCTCGGTGACCTCATCCGCGCCAAGGCGCTGCTGAAGAGCGCTGCGCGCGCATTCGGACCGCGGGAGGCGGTGGCCCGCGCCCGCTGTGTCGTCGCCGAGGCCGAGATCGCGCTCGTATCGCGCGATCTCACCTGGCCGCCGAAGGTGCTGGAGGGGGCGCGCAAGGTTCTGGAAGCGCATGGCGACCGGGTCAACGCCGCCCATGCCGGCAATATCGCCATTCGCCTGATGGTGCTGATCGGCCGGCTCGACGAGGCCGAGCAGGCGCTGGCCGCGCTCGACCCGACGCCGCTGCCGCCGGCCTTGCTGGCCGCCCATGAGCTTGTCGCGGCTGGGATCGCGGTCCGGCGCTTGCGGACGCAGCCGGCGCGCGCGGCGCTCGAACGGGCAAGGCTTGCGGCGCGGCGGGCCGACATGCCCGTGCTCACGGCGGAGGTCGAGACCGCTGGACATGTGCTCGATCTGCCGGCGGCGCGCCTGGTTTCGCGTGGGCATGAACGGCCGCTGCTGCTTGCCGAGGTGGAGGCGCTCTTTTCAAATGGCACGCTCGTCGTCGATGCCTGCCGCCATGTCGTGCGCGCGGGCAGTGCGGTGGTGCCGCTGGCGAGCCGGCCGGTGCTTTTCGCCCTCGCTCGTGCGCTTGCCGAAGCCTGGCCGGCGGATGTGTCGCGCGGGGCGCTGATCGCACGCGCCTTCCGCGGCAAGCATGCCGATGAATCGCATCGCGCCCGGCTGCGCGTCGAGATCGGCCGGCTGCGGACGGAATTAGCCGGGCTGGCGGAAGTCTCGGCTACCGAGCGCGGTTTTACCCTTTCCCCTGCCGGCGCCGCTGAGGTTGCAGTGCTTGCCCCGCTCGTCGAAGGGCCGCATGCGGCGGTGCTCGCCTTGCTCGCCGATGGCGAAACGTGGTCGAGTTCGGCGTTGGCAATCGCGCTCGGCACCAGTCCGCGCACCGTGCAGCGGGCGCTGGATGCGCTCGCCGGCGAGGAGAAGGTGCAAGCGATCGGACGCGGGCGGGCGCGCCGCTGGATGAGCCCGCCGCTCTCCTCTTTCCCGACGATCTTGTTACTCCCGGGACCGCTGCCGAGCGACTAGTATGGGTCAACCGACAAGGAGGAAGACATGAAGACATCGGCTGCGACCATTCTGCGTGAATATGGACCCTTTCCGGGTGCGGAGCGCGTTCACGGCGTCACCTTCGACGGCCGGCATGTCTGGTTCGCCTCGGGCGACAGGCTGAACGCACTCGATCCCGACAGCGGCGAAGTGGTGCGGTCGATCGAAGTCGCCTCTCACGCCGGCACGGCTTTCGACGGCGAGTTCCTCTATCAGATTGCCGAGGACGTCATTCACAAGATCGACCCGAAGACCGGCCAGATTCTTTCCACCATCCCGGCCCCCGGCAATGGCGGCGATTCCGGCCTTGCCTGGGCCGAGGGCACGCTCTGGGTCGGCCAGCATCGCGGCCGCAGGATCCATCAGATCGATCCTGAGACCGGCAAGATCCTGCGCACGATCGAATCCAACCGCGTCGTGACAGGCGTCACCTGGGTCGACGGCCAGCTCTGGCACGGCACCTGGGAGGGCGACGACAGCGATGTCAGGCGCATCGACCCCGAGTCCGGCGAGGTGCTGGAGCGGCTCGACATGCCCGAAGGCACTGGCGTCTCCGGCCTCGAATCCGACGGCGGCGGCTGCTTCTTCTGTGGCGGAGGCAATAGCGGCAAGATCCGCGCTGTGCGCCGGCCGTGAGGGCTGCGCCGCCAGGGTGGGGCTGCTCATTGTAAGAAGCCGGCGTCAGCGCACCCGCCTCGCCCTTCGGCGCCCCTTGCGGGGCACCTCAGGCTTAGGCTCTCGTGGGTGCCGGCGGCTCCGGCCACGCAAATACCTGCGGGGAGCAATTCACCGTCCGTCAACTTTTGCGTGTCAATTTCGAGGGAAGGGGCGCCATCAAAAGGTTGCAAGTATTGAAGGTCAGGCTCACATCGCACATCACGCTCGTCCTGGTGGCGCTCACCTGTGCGGCGGCCGTATTGCTGTGCGGATTCGCATGGATTGCCGCCGTGAACGTCGATGATCTCTACTTGCGCCGCCAGGCCGACTTTGTGCGACAAGGATTGGATGAGCAGTTCAAGGCGCTTCCCCGGGAACAGGAAAGCGTCACGAAATGGGACGACGCCTTTCTTTATTCCAAGCAGCGGAACCATGAATGGTTGCTTGACAATGTCGGCCGCTGGACGAGCCAATATTTCGGACACGATAGAACCTACATCTTCGACACTACCAATCGCCTGCTGTTTGCGTTCCGCGACGGAACGGACACCATGCCGCCGCGCCTCGGCAGCGACGACGGCGAGGAAATGACGGCGCTGGCCGGCGAGACGCGGGCGGCTCTCGTCGAGCGCAAAAGAAGCGGTGGCGAACCGCTTGGCCAGCTGGCCAGGGTACGCACGATCATGATCGGCAACAGACCGGCGATAACAAGCGCGCGCCCTGTTATGCCGAGTTCGACAAGGATGCAGATCGAAGCGGGTCAGGAGTTCATCGCCGTCTCGGTCAAGTTCATCGACGGAAAAGCGGCTGAAAGCATTGCCCATTATGCGCGGCTCGAAGGATTGCATTTTTCCCTTTCGAAGGGAGACGACGAGCGGGCGCAAGTGCCTGTCTCGTCCTATAACGGCGGGGTGATCGGCTATCTCGTGTGGCAGCCGATCCGCCCGGGCTTCATGCTGCTCCAGCAGATCGCGCCGGCAGGGCTCGGCTGTCTGGCTCTGTTGATCGCCGCGGTGTTCTGGCTCGGACGAGGACTGCATCGCACCTCGCTGACCCTGCTGGACAGCCAGGCCGAACTCACCCACCACCGCCACCATCTGGAAGAGATGGTGGCGGACCGAACAGCCAAAATCGAAAGACAAAGGCAGGAGCTGGACCGCCTGCTGGTGCACGAACGCCAGGTGAATGCGCTGCAGCGCCAGTTCGTTGCTATGGCCTCGCACGAATTTCGAACGCCGCTTGCCATCATCGATGCGGCCGCCCAGCGGCTCTGCCGCTCGACGACCAACGTCAGCGGCGAGTATGTTCACGAAAAAGCCGGAGTGATCCGCAGCGCGGTGGTGCGCATGGTCGATCTCATGGAGAGCATCCTTGCGAGCGGCCGGCTCGAAGCCGGACAGATCATACTGAAGAGGAGCGAAGGTGATCTGAAAGCCTTGCTCGTCGCCTGCTGTGATCGGCAGCGCGAACTCAGCCCTTCGCATGTCTTCCATCTCGATCTCGAACTCATACCTGACGTATTGACCTTCGATCGAAGCGCGATGGAACAGGTCTTCATCAATCTGATGTCGAACGCCGTCAGATATTCGCCCGATCAGCCTGACATTTATGTTCACGCTCGGGTTGAAGAGAAAATGGTGGAAATCGCCGTTGCCGATAGCGGCATCGGCATGGATGCGGATGATCTGCCGAAACTGTTTCAACCTTATTATCGCGCCCGCAGCGCGACGGGTATTGCCGGAACCGGCATTGGCCTGAACGTCGTCAAGCAGGTCATCGAGCTGCACGGCGGCACCGTCGAGGTGACGAGTGAGCTTGGCAAAGGCACAACATTCACCATCTCTCTGCCAATAGAGTTTCTATTGTCGGATCAACAAGTTGCAGCTTAAGGAAGAGCTTATGGTTACAGTCCTGTGCATAGAAGACGAAGTCGAGATCCGGAATCTCCTCGTCGAAGAGTTGAGCGAAGCCGGCTACAGGACGCTCCAGGCCTCGAACGGCGCAGAGGGCCTGGAAATGATCCTGTCGAAATGGCCTGATATCGTCATCAGCGACATTTCCATGCCTGTTATGGATGGGCATCAGCTTCTGGCGGAAATCCAGATCAATCACCCGGAGCTCTCCAACATTCCCTTCATCATGCTGACGGCGCTGACAGACCGGGAAAACACGCTCGCCGGCCTGCGGGCCGGTGCTGCGGATTATCTGACGAAGCCGCTCGACTTCGACCTGCTGCTCGCCAAGCTGGAGGGCTGCGTGACGCGGCTGGAGAACGATAAGGCGCTCAATCGGTCGTTTTGATTGGGTGGGGTGAGACCAGCGCGTCCGAAATCGTTGGCTGATTCTACCGGCAGGCCAGAGGGGGTGTCTCACGCATGACCTTTCGGTCGCTCTGATGTCTTCGCGGTTTTTCCGAGGGATGTGCTGTAGCTTTATCGCGCGGCCTTTCCCAACACATCCCCCAATACCGCAAATACTCTCTCATCCAGCGTCTGCGACACATTGAAGCGCATGAAATTCGTCGCCGATTGCGACAGGCTGAACGCATTGCCCGGCGCCAGCACGATCCGCTTTTCCAACGCCGCTCGCGCCACATCAGCTGCGTCGATATCATCGGGCAGGCGGCACCAGAGGAACATGCCGGCCTGGGGCTCCAGCCAGGGTTTTATCCCGAAGCCCTTCAGACGAGCGGTGACCTCGGTCATGGCGCGCGCCAGCCGCTGCCTGAGCATTTCCATGTGTTTGCGGTAACCGCCGTCGCTCAAGACCTTGAGCACCAGCTCGGCCGTCATCCGGGCGCCGCCGAAGGAGGTGGCGATCTTGAGGTCGGTGAGGCCCTCGATCCATTCGGGCCTGGCGACGATGAAGCCGCAGCGGGCAGAGGCCGAAAGCGTCTTCGAAAAGCTGCCGATATGGATGACGCGCTCGAGCCCGTCAAAGGCGGCGAGGCGAGGCGCGACCGAATATTCGAAATCTGCGAAGATATCGTCCTCGATGATGGTGAGATCGAACTGGTCGGCGAGTTTCAGGACCCGGTGGGCTGTGACGGGGGAGAGTGTCGCGCCGGTCGGATTGTGGATGGCCGAGTTGGTGATGTAGAGCCGCGGCCGATGTTCGGCGAGCGTCTGCGCGAAGAGTTCGACATCGGGGCCTGACGATGTGTAGGGCACACCGACGATCTTCGCCCGGTGGGCGCGCAGCAATGCGTGGAAGTTGAAGTAGCAGGGATCGTCGACCAGCACCGTGTCGCCGGGTTCGAGCAGGAAACGGCAGAGCAAGTCGATCGCCTGCGTGCTGGACTCGGCGAGCAGGATCTGAGCCGGCGAAGCCTCGATGCCGCGCTCGCCCATGCGCCGCGAAATCAGCTGGCGCAGCGGCCGCAGGCCGAGCGGCGAGCCGTAATCGGCAAGGGCCGGCCCCTCGGCGCGCGCAAGCGTTCGGAGCGCCCGGCGCATGCCCTCGCCAGGCAGCCAGGAGGACGGCAGCCAGCCACAGCCGGGTTTGAGATCGGCTTCATCGGACTCCAGCGATTGCCGCGAAATCCACAAGGGATCGACGGCGCGGTCGAGTTTCGGCCCGGCCTCGGCCAGTGCGAAGGGGGCCGCCTGGTTGGCGACATAGAAGCCGGAACCCGGCCGTGAGATGATCGCGCCCTCGGCGGCCAGGCGCTCATAGGCGTCGACGACGGTCGAAGTCGAGAGCTTCATGCTGGACGCCAGGCTCCGCACCGAAGGCAGCCTTGCCCCCGGCGTCAGGCTGCGCCCGGCGATGCGCTGCCGGATCGTCGCCATCACCATCTCGACGCGGGTGCGTCCCGCTATCTTTTCGTTCATCCGTACTGCCTTTTGAACCATAACAGTTTTGCGAAACCGTATCAGACCGTCACTGTCGTGGCTATCGGTTTTGGCGGATAAGGCTGGACGGCCCGTTCTTGTGAATTCGATTCAGCTAACGCGCCTCAGGTTATTGTTTATGCATGCCGTTCTCTCAAGGCCGCAGGGTTTCGACG from Rhizobium sp. NLR16a includes:
- a CDS encoding DUF899 family protein, translated to MTAMLNATREQWLAARLDLLEEEKELTRRSDALAAKRQQLPRVRIGKDYHFDTEGGGASLKDLFGGRSQLLIYHFMFGPDYSAGCPSCSSIADGFNGFFVHLENHDVAFWAVSRAPLAKLEAFKRRMDWSFPWASSAGSDFNADFSVWFSPEQQRLGEIEYNYRREPPAPEPPAGKTVPDWQSRGSDEPIVQIASMTGTDVPTYTRDRPGVSAFELIDGGVYHSYSSYARGLDGLWGVYQWLDRAPKGRNETGIWWRHHDRYGKE
- a CDS encoding helix-turn-helix domain-containing protein, translating into MDSLITAAAQALASGDTLGALKRVALRDDAPALALRGIAMAQLGDLIRAKALLKSAARAFGPREAVARARCVVAEAEIALVSRDLTWPPKVLEGARKVLEAHGDRVNAAHAGNIAIRLMVLIGRLDEAEQALAALDPTPLPPALLAAHELVAAGIAVRRLRTQPARAALERARLAARRADMPVLTAEVETAGHVLDLPAARLVSRGHERPLLLAEVEALFSNGTLVVDACRHVVRAGSAVVPLASRPVLFALARALAEAWPADVSRGALIARAFRGKHADESHRARLRVEIGRLRTELAGLAEVSATERGFTLSPAGAAEVAVLAPLVEGPHAAVLALLADGETWSSSALAIALGTSPRTVQRALDALAGEEKVQAIGRGRARRWMSPPLSSFPTILLLPGPLPSD
- a CDS encoding PQQ-binding-like beta-propeller repeat protein — translated: MKTSAATILREYGPFPGAERVHGVTFDGRHVWFASGDRLNALDPDSGEVVRSIEVASHAGTAFDGEFLYQIAEDVIHKIDPKTGQILSTIPAPGNGGDSGLAWAEGTLWVGQHRGRRIHQIDPETGKILRTIESNRVVTGVTWVDGQLWHGTWEGDDSDVRRIDPESGEVLERLDMPEGTGVSGLESDGGGCFFCGGGNSGKIRAVRRP
- a CDS encoding ATP-binding protein → MRVNFEGRGAIKRLQVLKVRLTSHITLVLVALTCAAAVLLCGFAWIAAVNVDDLYLRRQADFVRQGLDEQFKALPREQESVTKWDDAFLYSKQRNHEWLLDNVGRWTSQYFGHDRTYIFDTTNRLLFAFRDGTDTMPPRLGSDDGEEMTALAGETRAALVERKRSGGEPLGQLARVRTIMIGNRPAITSARPVMPSSTRMQIEAGQEFIAVSVKFIDGKAAESIAHYARLEGLHFSLSKGDDERAQVPVSSYNGGVIGYLVWQPIRPGFMLLQQIAPAGLGCLALLIAAVFWLGRGLHRTSLTLLDSQAELTHHRHHLEEMVADRTAKIERQRQELDRLLVHERQVNALQRQFVAMASHEFRTPLAIIDAAAQRLCRSTTNVSGEYVHEKAGVIRSAVVRMVDLMESILASGRLEAGQIILKRSEGDLKALLVACCDRQRELSPSHVFHLDLELIPDVLTFDRSAMEQVFINLMSNAVRYSPDQPDIYVHARVEEKMVEIAVADSGIGMDADDLPKLFQPYYRARSATGIAGTGIGLNVVKQVIELHGGTVEVTSELGKGTTFTISLPIEFLLSDQQVAA
- a CDS encoding response regulator, which produces MVTVLCIEDEVEIRNLLVEELSEAGYRTLQASNGAEGLEMILSKWPDIVISDISMPVMDGHQLLAEIQINHPELSNIPFIMLTALTDRENTLAGLRAGAADYLTKPLDFDLLLAKLEGCVTRLENDKALNRSF
- a CDS encoding PLP-dependent aminotransferase family protein, translating into MVQKAVRMNEKIAGRTRVEMVMATIRQRIAGRSLTPGARLPSVRSLASSMKLSTSTVVDAYERLAAEGAIISRPGSGFYVANQAAPFALAEAGPKLDRAVDPLWISRQSLESDEADLKPGCGWLPSSWLPGEGMRRALRTLARAEGPALADYGSPLGLRPLRQLISRRMGERGIEASPAQILLAESSTQAIDLLCRFLLEPGDTVLVDDPCYFNFHALLRAHRAKIVGVPYTSSGPDVELFAQTLAEHRPRLYITNSAIHNPTGATLSPVTAHRVLKLADQFDLTIIEDDIFADFEYSVAPRLAAFDGLERVIHIGSFSKTLSASARCGFIVARPEWIEGLTDLKIATSFGGARMTAELVLKVLSDGGYRKHMEMLRQRLARAMTEVTARLKGFGIKPWLEPQAGMFLWCRLPDDIDAADVARAALEKRIVLAPGNAFSLSQSATNFMRFNVSQTLDERVFAVLGDVLGKAAR